The genomic DNA ACCAGTGGTTACTCTGCGTGGACACCTGTGTAAACTCGAACGGACTTCATACATCCATACAAGACACCAGTTGATTAAAGGTCATTGTGAAAttatgacattcagacatttttaaggctttagtgtccaaatacattttggggccactgtatataaaCACATGTCTGTCTTTAACGGTATTTCTGTACTAACTGCAGATTGCTGGGCGAGCTCGTGGCGGGTGTTTTGAATGGCTCTTTTATTCTCTTGCTGTTCTTTCCCCATCGCAACACTATGAGAGGGACGTAAAGATAACACACAGCCGTCAAACTCCAAACACACATTAAAACACTTACATCAGCTGACATGCACCGCCGAAGTCACACGACAAACCCACATCAAAACGTATAGATAAAAGCATAAATACATCACTCAGACCTATGAAAATTAATGTAGCGGGTGCACAGATTTGGGATTCACTTGGTCAAACTTTAAGCAGACATCATTGTACTCGGTTCagagtgtgtaaatgtgtgcgTCTCACACTTTCTCCTCTAGTTGTCGTTGCTGGCCTTCGTAACTCCTCCTCAGTTTTTCTAGCTCTTCTCTCAGGTTATTCTGAGCTTCCTGCATTGACAAAGAAATATCAGTCATAGTATCTAGTCACATTTAAAgtacattaatttaattacatttacatttatgcatttggcagatgcttttatccaaagcgacttacagagcccttattacagggacagtccccccggaacaacctggagttaagtgccttgctcaaggacacaatggtggtggctgtggggatcgaaccagcgaccttctgattaccagtttaccagttatgtggttgagaccactacaccaccaccaccatcaccaACTACattttgtagttacactgttaactttacccctaacccaaccttaccccaaaacctaactcttaCCCCtcatcctaaccctaaacctaaacctacccatacctcaactgcagtagcagcaaatgtgggcattttgtatgtatttaatgttagtgcatagtagttaaggccacctaatataacaTGTGACCATTTGAAATTCAGTTaattttaaaactattaaaattcCCAAAGAATGTGGCAAAGCAATAGAAAAAAGTAATAGAAAATGACTCAACACCTCGAAGCATCGAACTGATCAGAGTCAAGGATTGAAGAATAGAGCGCCAGATTTATTGTTCCCGTTCATTTTTTTACATAAGAATTGtattaaaatgcttcatgaaagagtactgttttacatttattaaataaatggcatcttaaacttcactcaagcctgcgtgtcttcccgatagaaataattttatcacactaaaataaagtTAACACACTattacaaaagtatagccacaagatgtaaatattcTGTGAGTATTTGAACGTTTActgattgtccccattcacttccattgtaagtgcctcactgtaacccacatttttattaaagaaaaggaggagcacattaaaattcatttttgtgttaatcaatattatgccacaaatgcattaAATTGAGCTTATCTAGTATTAAACCCAGAGTATATCTTTAAAAATTATGGTAAAATATAAAACCATTGATTtaagggggtctgggtagctcagtgagaaaagacactgactaccacacctagagTCGCTAGTTTGActccagggcgtgccgagtgacccAGCCAGGttgcctaagcaaccaaattggcccggttgctagggagggtagagtcacgttggggtaacctcctcgtggtcggtataatgtggttctcgcgctcggtggggcgtgtggtgagttgtgcatggatgacgtggagaatagcgtgaagcctccgcagtaacacactcaacaagccacttgataagatgcgcggattgacggtctcagatgtggaggcaactgaggttcgtcctccgccacccggattgatgcgagtcactacgccaccatgaggacttagagcgcattgggaattgggcgttccaaattggggagatactaaaaaaaaacattgatttaaaccTGTTGATTATTAGTAcagaatcaatatatttaaatttaaaatatatatatacaagtagtttgagagtgtaggaagagcgactcgattgcatcattcacagtgtgtcactggagtgggcggtcgctgcagagctcttttgccgtGCTTTGTTCGCAGCGACTCTCTGATTGGATGAGCTTTCTCTTTAGAATTATGGGTAGTGCAGTTCTTCAAACCATATGCATGATCATCAACAAACTCTCTTGAACCCTGCGAGAATACAGATGATACATTTACATACTTACATGTCCCGCCAGTGGACCCTGGATCTGTTCAGACTCCTCTGGCTATACATCAGAAACAGAGTGTGTGAGTTGAAATACTTCATTCTAATAGTCAGTAATCAATCAATATTGTGTGTGTCTCACCCTGACTCTGTCATGTGACGCCCTGCTGAGGAACGCTCGTACTCTCTCCACCTccagtgtgtgtctatgtgttcgCTCTCTCTCCTGTAGGagtgtgtcatgtgtgtgtgcgAGGGCGAGCAGCTCAGTACTGAGCTCTTCTGTGTGTGCGCACTCTCGCTCATAAGCGCCGCTCAACGACAGGAAGTTCCTCTTTGACACGGCATACTCCTCCAGTAGGTCACGCTCGTTTTTTTCAATGACCTCTAAACGTGTCGATGCTGCTGACACTTCCTGTCTAAGATGGTCACGTTCGGTCTCAAGAGACAAGACAGTACCCTCCTGCGATAACACCTGGGAGAAAGtgcattaaatatatacatttacttgaCTGGCTGATTGCACATCAGGAGTCATTTGCATCTGTCTGTTTACTTTACCATGTTTTTAAGCTCAAAGATCTCAGCTTCATACTGCTCTCTCATTTTATTGGCCTCTAGCTGCACATCAACAAGGTCTTTAGAGAtctgaaacatttttaaaagtcatGTGGTACATTTATATATGTGAACAGCAAAGATGTATAGAGTCCAATGTCCCAGAGATCATTTCAGCTCCTACCTTTAATTTATCTTCTTCACACTGGACCAGTTTGACGGACAGGTCACTCTTTGACACAGCCTGCTGGCCCAGTTTGTTCTGGATGGAGCCAAGATTATTGAACAGAGCTTCGTTAAGTTTCCGCAGCTGTGCCTGCATATACAATACCTGCATATACAATACCTGCATATACCACAATCTCAACAATGCATGTAATGAAATTGGAAGCATATGTCTATTTATTCatcaatatattatattttagtaCACATTAATATTACCCCTGATTAATCCTGTAACACTGTATAATAACTTATATGGACTACATTGTATATAATGCAtaacattaaagaaatgttctgggttcaatacaagttaagctcggtcgaaagcatttgttgcataatgttgattaccacaaaaatgtatttcgactcatccctcattttctttaaaaaagcaaaaatggatgttccagtgaggcacttacaatgcaagtgaatggggccaacttttggagggtttaaaggcagaaatgtgaagcttataattgtataaacgcacttacattaattcttctgttaaaacttgtatgtTATCTGAGctgtaaaagttgtttaaatcgtcattttttcAGTCCATTTAAGGTTTtacggtttgttgacattacatcagctataactctacacagaaaatgctagtaagtgatttcatcactttaaaatcatgttaacacacatatcttTTATGTCTTTTGGCAATACctttgaaaaagtgagttttctgttaaaaaattggccccattcacttccattgtaagtgtctcactgtaacctcgatttttgcttcttttttttttttttagaaaaggagggacgagtctaaataatttttatggtaatcaatattataccaagtgctgtcgattgagcttaacttgtattgaacctggaatattcatttaatagtTATAATAGTTATagatatttcttttaaataacattcagttgACGTTAaggtgtatatgtatgtgtgtatgtgtaaatgtttactttttattttagtatttttgtccaaataaatgtttaaatttttaatatatatttttaatttagttttgctatttttgttacttttacatttatgcatttacatttatgcatttggcagacacttttatccaaagcgacttacagtgcaattattacagggacaatccccccggagcaacctggagttaagtgtcttgctcaaggacacaatggtggtgacagtgtggttcaaaccaacaaccttctgattaacagccctgtgctttagccactatgccgccaccaccacttttaAAGGGCTTcaatacaaaaattaatttcCACTCGTccctcattaaaataaaaatgtcagcgtcaaaaaactgccagaatgatgttatatattaatattattttccactttcaatgagatgtaaaccaacatcagtcctgatcataactaccaaatattcattaattttcaggattataaccctttaaatgtcagtttgtttacataatgccaatgttgttttttaagaatttatattattattattattttgtatatggaaaattattattttccatatacaaAATACTAAGGTGATTTTTTTtgggattatcacagtctgggatatgtcaatgattagcaacaataCTGTTTTTGATgcataataattttttgtgcagtgtcagattttaaaaataaataaataaataaactcaggaccttaaccaacatcagtcctgatcataactaccaaatattcattcattttcaggattttaaccctttaaataccagtttgtttacataatgccactgttgttgtttttctttacacatacatacacacacatttctcaatacacacatacaaaacacactctgacatcaaTACCatcacacccacacaattttatctgcatgatttattcACTTGGCCTTTgatgctctataatacagcaaacaggaaaaaagcatgtatttgctccataggctaaacaagagaaaaatagcgccatctggtggaaaatatatatataaaaaaaatacattataaagccagggctctggaatgaaagcataatatcatagaattcatgattttatgctttaatggcactgggatcaattattgcaattttaatgggtttcaattgggatatttttgtcctgaaggtcctgagtgtaattattttgtgtacacagtgtattatagatgtattgtaaaaatgtcccgaaggctgcacatgagataaaaaaaaaaagcaaacatttgtgTTCAAGTGAGGCGctaacaatggaagtcaatggggccaaaccattaaaatactgtttcaaaagtaaggcaaatgacagatgtaaacactatgcgtgttaacatgattaaagtgcaataaaatcacttactaaccttctcAATGTAAATTTATAGACCATttcacaactttgttgccatggtgatgtaaAAGGTAAACCCTGTGATCCCAGCAACATCATATTTCACCGCAAAAATgtcgatttaaacaacttcacagttcaaataatacactaGTTTTAACGGAAACATTAATGCAAGTACTTTTATGAAatgataaacttcacatttctgcttttaaacccctccaaaaattggccccattgacttccattgtaagtgtctcaacgTGACATTGATACTTGAGttataaatcaaatatattattattattattaaaatacaattgAATAACTATTTGAAATGTTATAATGACAGCATTAACTAGTGATCTATTTAGCATTATAtaatttatcttaaaacataatgtttatttattagtgaaagttaaagtattataattaatttattgcatgtaataataaaatatcttacattttcATCAGTCAGAGAGCGAATTTGCTCCTGCAGTTCGCTTGTTGAGCTCTTCAAGTCCATCTTCTGCAGGTGgtgagtttgtgttgtgtttggtttCTATAAACACAAGTCTCCATGGGCGTTTATGAAGAGTAACAGGAAACAGTGAAACGAAATTTGATAGGCTAGCTTTTGgggacctctcctggacataaatggagctcacacgggcccatatgcccaacagcacttaccactttggccactgggagcagtgtttcgaaattcggtcaacgtataccgattttgaGGAACGAAATGTCAgtctactctttccgatttcactgcgagatcaggctgaaataatagaaaataaaaatacgggattgtaattttatgtaaatgtcattattattattactattattattattcttaggaTCTGACTGGTTATTTGGTATAAAAACAGTTTATGTTACTACTTTAAAGTGATATTATTTTTGGGTAATTAGATAACATGTATGTGAAATATACCAAAATGAGATCAAATTTACACTGAAATTCTATAACGTTGGGAACGAGTTGTAAATCCAGAGCAAATATTGCTTAGCTTCTTCGGTATTTGCCTGAAATGGTATCAAATCCTactttaatttgtaaaatgtttatataacAAAAGtctatttaaatacaaattacaatatttttatatagtaaaaatatatcTAAGCATTCTTAATATAAGATCAATTTACTTGACAAGAAAAATGGCATTAgatatcatgttttgttttcaacttgcttaaaggaatattccaggttaaaaaaaaaaaatagttaagctcaatcgacagggtttgttgccatttttggagGATTTGAACACTtttgaagcttctaattttataaaagcacttacattcattcttcagttaaaactcatgtattatttgagctgtaaagttgttaaatggtcatttttacagtcgttttagggctTCGTTTGTTGGAAGTTGTGAAATTTGCTTTAacaacacagaaaagattagtatgtgattttatcacactaaaatcatgttaacaaacatatttgctaatattttctattaacttttttttattctattgttttatcattatctctgtcttgttgctttgTTGTTTGTGCACTTCTGTctagc from Xyrauchen texanus isolate HMW12.3.18 chromosome 41, RBS_HiC_50CHRs, whole genome shotgun sequence includes the following:
- the ccdc78 gene encoding coiled-coil domain-containing protein 78 isoform X2; protein product: MDLKSSTSELQEQIRSLTDENAQLRKLNEALFNNLGSIQNKLGQQAVSKSDLSVKLVQCEEDKLKISKDLVDVQLEANKMREQYEAEIFELKNMVLSQEGTVLSLETERDHLRQEVSAASTRLEVIEKNERDLLEEYAVSKRNFLSLSGAYERECAHTEELSTELLALAHTHDTLLQERERTHRHTLEVERVRAFLSRASHDRVRPEESEQIQGPLAGHEAQNNLREELEKLRRSYEGQQRQLEEKVVAMGKEQQENKRAIQNTRHELAQQSATLIISHHQLKEAKAQISKLQNDLKELNREYRARLTRYIQDITECVSASDVKDLGVTLKGFVESMLEEVKSSYRSREEQLTKAVRIFHKRIQDLSNTYQQLLIAYRLQREQILALPQHTLEAGPPEAHFSPAGTELRGETERELQRLREDKARLESQLKLAQEQIAVLSESPQRAELTQDAWNDIKKQLREIKNSTQEAQERERAQLITRAIVAEEQVSELKEYVDNHLGRYKLEIMRLRRLLGSKEGGSNSAGVHKPRPLHKSIKNTSYEI
- the ccdc78 gene encoding coiled-coil domain-containing protein 78 isoform X1, with the protein product MDLKSSTSELQEQIRSLTDENVLYMQAQLRKLNEALFNNLGSIQNKLGQQAVSKSDLSVKLVQCEEDKLKISKDLVDVQLEANKMREQYEAEIFELKNMVLSQEGTVLSLETERDHLRQEVSAASTRLEVIEKNERDLLEEYAVSKRNFLSLSGAYERECAHTEELSTELLALAHTHDTLLQERERTHRHTLEVERVRAFLSRASHDRVRPEESEQIQGPLAGHEAQNNLREELEKLRRSYEGQQRQLEEKVVAMGKEQQENKRAIQNTRHELAQQSATLIISHHQLKEAKAQISKLQNDLKELNREYRARLTRYIQDITECVSASDVKDLGVTLKGFVESMLEEVKSSYRSREEQLTKAVRIFHKRIQDLSNTYQQLLIAYRLQREQILALPQHTLEAGPPEAHFSPAGTELRGETERELQRLREDKARLESQLKLAQEQIAVLSESPQRAELTQDAWNDIKKQLREIKNSTQEAQERERAQLITRAIVAEEQVSELKEYVDNHLGRYKLEIMRLRRLLGSKEGGSNSAGVHKPRPLHKSIKNTSYEI